A window of the Firmicutes bacterium CAG:345 genome harbors these coding sequences:
- a CDS encoding putative uncharacterized protein (product inferred by homology to UniProt), which yields MDTNTMDIIEMTESGVKLIVGYVHKNIVYVLHALESTYSHLNKGQIADKEQMSEAIKEVINSASHSLNRKIQDLVLVIPPLELKIASEEGHTNTVSKDGSVKKFDVSNAISILLKKLDMGKDEKMIDVVPYRYAYDNNVQTRFFKDDIYSNTINISANVYYCEQKYYETMVGAIKDAGFNVSRTLFAPVCLVSLLSSYNIPDKFLFLDFGAGLTTFGLASGGRLVKSQVLNYGSEDLTHALMNKFHLSYDRADYLKKVYGLSDNPDIEFTFEEGFKVQDIKDTLIESLNTLIDFMRKYVLEFDIPEFYPIFLTGGGSNLFGIETYISSAFQIGVSLYTPEFFGARNKAYSNLVAALMHLSIYSENYIKENKKDFTMTRVGEKIDLKKINDDEL from the coding sequence ATGGATACAAATACCATGGATATAATTGAGATGACAGAAAGCGGAGTGAAATTGATAGTCGGTTACGTTCATAAAAATATTGTCTATGTTTTACATGCTTTAGAATCTACCTATTCTCATTTGAATAAAGGGCAGATAGCAGATAAAGAGCAGATGAGCGAAGCTATCAAAGAGGTTATCAATTCAGCTTCTCATAGTTTAAATAGAAAAATACAAGATTTAGTTTTAGTGATTCCTCCTCTAGAACTAAAAATTGCTAGTGAAGAAGGACATACCAACACTGTTTCAAAAGATGGAAGCGTAAAAAAATTCGATGTTTCAAACGCTATATCTATTTTACTTAAAAAATTAGATATGGGAAAAGATGAAAAAATGATCGATGTTGTTCCGTATAGATATGCTTATGATAACAATGTTCAGACAAGATTTTTTAAAGATGATATTTATTCAAATACTATAAATATCAGCGCTAATGTCTATTATTGTGAACAAAAATACTATGAAACAATGGTTGGAGCAATAAAAGATGCAGGTTTCAACGTTTCAAGAACTTTATTTGCTCCTGTATGCTTAGTATCTTTGCTTTCTTCTTATAATATTCCTGATAAATTTCTTTTCTTAGATTTTGGTGCAGGACTAACAACATTTGGCTTAGCAAGTGGCGGAAGACTTGTAAAAAGCCAAGTATTAAATTATGGCAGTGAAGATTTAACTCATGCCTTGATGAATAAATTCCACCTCAGCTATGATAGAGCTGATTATCTAAAAAAAGTCTATGGACTTTCTGATAATCCTGATATTGAATTTACTTTTGAAGAAGGATTTAAAGTTCAAGATATTAAAGATACATTGATTGAATCCTTAAATACTCTCATCGATTTTATGCGTAAATACGTTTTAGAATTTGATATTCCAGAATTTTATCCGATATTCTTAACCGGTGGGGGCTCTAATTTATTTGGAATTGAGACTTATATTTCTTCGGCTTTCCAAATTGGTGTTAGCCTATATACCCCTGAATTTTTTGGAGCGAGGAATAAGGCTTACAGCAACTTAGTCGCTGCCTTGATGCATTTAAGTATTTATTCTGAAAATTATATAAAAGAAAATAAAAAAGATTTTACTATGACCAGAGTTGGTGAAAAAATTGATTTGAAAAAAATTAATGACGATGAATTATAA
- a CDS encoding putative uncharacterized protein (product inferred by homology to UniProt), whose product MKRRTKKRFPLFYYFYIPLILLFFYAPIIIIIIFSFNEETSLTRWTNFSLVWYKELFQNRMIMDAVQTTLTVAILATVISTIIGTLGAIGIANFKKKRTINTILSINNLPLVTPDIVTAISLSVLFSGIQLPLGYGTMLLAHIAFCTPYVIISVYPRFIHMDKNTIEAAMDLGATHWTALTKVIIPELLPSILSGAIMAFTMSFDDFIISYFVGGNTLNISTYIYAAFRKPNPMVNALMTIIFLVLAVLVFISVTLRFRSEKHNDKKITKKATI is encoded by the coding sequence ATGAAAAGAAGAACTAAAAAACGTTTCCCTTTATTCTATTATTTCTACATTCCTCTAATTCTTTTATTCTTTTATGCTCCAATTATTATTATCATCATATTTTCTTTCAATGAAGAAACAAGTTTAACACGTTGGACTAATTTTTCCTTAGTATGGTATAAAGAACTTTTCCAAAACAGAATGATTATGGATGCCGTTCAAACCACACTTACCGTCGCAATATTAGCCACTGTCATCTCGACAATTATCGGTACTCTTGGCGCAATTGGTATTGCAAATTTTAAAAAGAAAAGAACAATAAACACAATACTAAGCATCAATAATCTTCCTCTTGTTACCCCAGATATTGTCACTGCCATCTCCCTCTCAGTTTTATTCTCCGGTATTCAATTACCATTAGGATATGGAACAATGCTTCTTGCCCATATAGCTTTCTGTACTCCTTATGTCATCATTTCTGTTTATCCCCGCTTTATTCATATGGATAAAAATACAATTGAGGCAGCAATGGACTTAGGAGCAACTCATTGGACGGCACTTACAAAAGTCATCATCCCTGAGTTATTACCATCTATTTTAAGTGGTGCCATTATGGCTTTCACCATGAGTTTCGATGATTTCATCATCTCTTACTTTGTCGGGGGAAACACATTAAATATTTCTACATATATTTATGCTGCTTTCCGCAAACCAAATCCAATGGTAAATGCTTTGATGACAATTATCTTCTTAGTACTAGCGGTTCTTGTCTTTATCTCTGTCACTTTACGTTTTAGAAGCGAAAAACACAACGACAAAAAAATTACAAAGAAGGCAACAATATGA
- a CDS encoding cell division protein FtsZ (product inferred by homology to UniProt): protein MNDFEFDPFESYAKIVVIGVGGAGSNAVNKMLEDKSESISYWVFNTDAQALSTSPCEHRLVLGKNTTRGLGAGGNPSVGKEAALDSIDDIKEIVSGANMVFIAAGMGGGTGTGAAPIVAKVAREAGALTLAIVTRPFDFEGQSRKVKAIEGINDLKQNADSIIIISNNSLMNSNGDRPFSDAFSESDRVLGQCVKTITDLIILPGIINLDFADIKNTLANKGMAMIGFGMGEGEKKSIEAATNAFSSPLLEASIRGAHTAIINISGGPGVTLNDASEAVEYIREAAGNNINIIFGVQQNPQLKDSMLVSVIATDFDAEYDETKPSLVTTRSQLDNSKTVEKKTNTPVINPHVDDEKNILPDFLENLRKKQNSQQNNISSAEDKEESDSEEESVETDIEHL from the coding sequence ATGAATGATTTTGAATTTGATCCATTTGAAAGCTATGCCAAGATAGTTGTAATTGGCGTTGGTGGAGCCGGCAGCAATGCTGTTAATAAAATGCTTGAAGACAAAAGTGAGAGCATCAGTTATTGGGTATTTAATACCGATGCTCAAGCTTTATCAACTTCTCCTTGTGAACATCGCTTAGTTCTTGGAAAGAATACCACTCGAGGTCTTGGTGCTGGTGGAAATCCATCGGTAGGCAAAGAAGCCGCTTTGGATTCTATCGATGATATTAAAGAAATTGTCTCAGGTGCCAATATGGTTTTTATCGCCGCAGGAATGGGTGGTGGAACAGGAACAGGTGCTGCACCAATTGTAGCTAAAGTTGCTCGCGAAGCTGGTGCTTTAACACTAGCAATTGTTACAAGACCATTTGATTTCGAAGGTCAAAGCCGTAAGGTTAAAGCCATTGAAGGAATTAATGACTTAAAACAAAATGCTGATTCTATCATCATAATTTCGAATAACTCTTTGATGAACTCTAATGGTGATCGTCCTTTTAGCGATGCCTTCTCAGAAAGTGATCGCGTCCTCGGTCAATGTGTTAAAACCATTACTGATCTCATCATTTTACCTGGTATTATCAATCTTGACTTCGCTGATATAAAAAACACCTTAGCAAATAAAGGAATGGCTATGATAGGTTTCGGTATGGGTGAAGGGGAAAAGAAATCTATTGAGGCAGCAACAAATGCTTTTTCATCCCCGTTATTAGAAGCTTCAATCCGTGGGGCTCATACTGCAATAATCAATATTTCAGGTGGCCCTGGTGTAACATTAAATGATGCTAGTGAAGCTGTAGAATATATTCGTGAAGCAGCCGGCAATAATATCAATATTATTTTCGGAGTTCAACAAAATCCTCAGTTGAAAGATTCAATGCTTGTTTCGGTCATCGCCACAGATTTCGATGCTGAATATGATGAAACTAAACCAAGCTTAGTCACAACAAGATCGCAGTTAGATAATAGTAAGACAGTCGAAAAGAAGACTAATACACCTGTTATAAATCCACATGTTGATGACGAAAAAAATATTCTTCCGGATTTCTTGGAAAATTTAAGAAAAAAGCAAAATTCTCAGCAAAATAATATATCTTCAGCAGAAGATAAGGAAGAATCTGATTCTGAAGAAGAGTCGGTTGAAACTGATATCGAGCATTTATAA
- a CDS encoding unknown (no significant homology to UniProt): MYYQIEIFYEYSKEDMQEELNKFLLLLTADRIKDIRFETKSLKTLSGEYEIIYIAYIIYTYSK; the protein is encoded by the coding sequence ATGTACTACCAAATTGAAATTTTTTATGAATATTCTAAAGAAGACATGCAAGAAGAATTAAATAAATTCCTCCTTCTTTTGACTGCTGATAGAATAAAAGATATTCGTTTTGAGACAAAAAGCTTAAAAACATTGAGCGGAGAATACGAAATTATTTATATAGCGTATATTATTTACACTTATAGTAAATGA
- a CDS encoding leucine--tRNA ligase (product inferred by homology to UniProt), with amino-acid sequence MPYNPHEIEAKWQKIWEEENTFFCDTHDFSKPKYYVLDMFPYPSAQGLHVGHVEGYTASDVMARYKRSCGFNVLHPIGFDSFGLPAEQFAIKNNKHPGEFTDNNIANFRRQLKKCGFSYDWSKEIKTSDPEFYKWTQWIFVQLFKNGLAYKANKPVNYCPELGTVLANEEVIDGKSERGGFPVVRMNMEQWNLKITAYADKLLKGLDTINWPASTLEMQRNWIGESHGVEVTFKMVGAQNQKFVVYTTRVDTLFGCSYCVLAPEHPLVKEITTFEYRKDVEDYISSCASKSDLERTELNKEKTGVFTGSYAINPINGEHIPVYIGDYVLANYGTGAVMAVPAHDQRDYDFAKKHNLPIKKIIDCDVSEKAYEDDGKHINSEYADGLNIAEAKKVITERLEELHLGHEKVNYKLRDWLFSRQRYWGEPIPIIKLEDGTLVPEENLPLVLPELDDYKPQKGITTPLSKSKEFVYVTYNGKKGERETNTMPQWAGSSWYYIRYIDPHNSEALGDKKLLDHWLPVDLYIGGAEHAVLHLLYARFWHKFLKDIGVLSSDEPFQALKHQGMILGSDGEKMSKSRGNVVNPDDTIAQYGADALRLYEMFKGPIDQSLPWSDEGVNGARRFIERIYRLYTEELYLSKYTDEDVPELNGIYHKTVKKVTDDIETLHFNTAISQMMIFINAIYKAEKINRKMMENFLVMLSPFCPHVANELYELLGHKERLDFVKWPEYEEKHLAQDTITVAVQVNGKLKGTLTLDANVDKEQALSAALELDNVKKNIEGKNIVKTIVVLPKIINIVAK; translated from the coding sequence ATGCCTTATAATCCACATGAAATAGAAGCAAAATGGCAAAAGATTTGGGAAGAAGAAAATACATTCTTCTGTGACACCCATGATTTTTCTAAGCCAAAATATTATGTATTAGATATGTTTCCATATCCATCAGCTCAAGGTCTTCATGTCGGCCATGTTGAAGGATATACAGCGAGCGATGTTATGGCTCGTTATAAAAGAAGTTGTGGATTTAATGTCTTGCATCCGATCGGATTTGATTCATTCGGTCTTCCCGCTGAACAATTTGCAATAAAGAATAATAAGCACCCAGGTGAATTTACTGATAATAATATTGCAAATTTCCGTCGCCAATTAAAAAAATGTGGTTTTTCTTATGACTGGAGCAAAGAAATAAAAACCAGTGATCCAGAATTTTATAAATGGACACAATGGATTTTTGTTCAACTTTTTAAAAATGGCTTAGCTTATAAAGCCAATAAACCAGTCAACTATTGTCCAGAACTTGGAACAGTTTTAGCCAATGAAGAAGTTATCGATGGTAAAAGTGAAAGAGGTGGCTTTCCAGTTGTCCGCATGAATATGGAACAATGGAACTTAAAGATTACCGCTTATGCTGATAAACTTTTGAAAGGATTAGACACTATCAATTGGCCAGCTTCAACTTTGGAAATGCAGAGAAACTGGATTGGTGAATCCCATGGTGTTGAAGTTACATTTAAAATGGTTGGAGCTCAAAATCAAAAATTTGTTGTCTATACAACAAGAGTTGATACCTTATTTGGGTGCTCATATTGCGTTTTAGCTCCTGAACATCCACTTGTAAAAGAGATTACTACTTTCGAATATAGAAAAGATGTTGAAGATTATATTTCTTCTTGCGCTTCCAAAAGCGATCTTGAACGTACAGAATTAAATAAAGAAAAAACTGGTGTATTTACAGGAAGCTATGCTATTAATCCTATTAATGGTGAACATATTCCTGTCTATATTGGGGATTATGTTCTAGCAAATTACGGCACTGGTGCAGTTATGGCTGTTCCGGCCCATGATCAAAGAGATTATGATTTTGCTAAAAAACATAACTTACCTATTAAAAAAATCATCGATTGTGATGTCAGTGAAAAAGCCTATGAAGATGATGGAAAACACATTAATTCTGAATATGCCGATGGCTTGAATATCGCTGAAGCTAAAAAAGTAATAACCGAACGTTTAGAAGAACTTCATCTCGGCCACGAAAAAGTTAATTATAAACTTCGTGACTGGTTGTTTTCAAGACAAAGATATTGGGGTGAACCTATTCCAATTATCAAATTGGAAGATGGAACATTGGTTCCAGAAGAAAATTTACCACTGGTTTTGCCAGAGCTTGATGACTATAAACCGCAAAAAGGAATCACCACACCATTATCAAAGAGTAAAGAATTTGTCTATGTTACATATAATGGAAAAAAAGGTGAAAGAGAAACAAATACAATGCCACAATGGGCTGGTTCATCATGGTATTATATTCGTTATATTGACCCACATAATAGTGAGGCATTGGGCGATAAGAAATTATTAGATCACTGGTTACCAGTAGATTTATATATCGGTGGAGCTGAACATGCAGTTTTGCATTTGCTCTACGCTCGTTTCTGGCATAAGTTCTTAAAAGATATCGGTGTTTTATCAAGCGATGAACCATTCCAAGCTTTAAAACATCAAGGTATGATTTTAGGAAGCGATGGAGAAAAGATGTCAAAGAGTCGTGGAAACGTCGTCAATCCTGATGATACCATTGCTCAATATGGCGCTGATGCTCTTCGTTTATATGAAATGTTTAAAGGACCAATCGACCAGAGTTTACCTTGGTCTGATGAAGGCGTTAACGGCGCTAGAAGATTTATCGAAAGAATTTATCGCCTTTACACAGAAGAATTATATCTTTCAAAATATACCGATGAAGATGTTCCTGAATTGAACGGAATATATCATAAAACAGTAAAGAAAGTTACTGATGATATTGAAACTTTGCATTTCAATACAGCGATAAGTCAAATGATGATTTTTATCAATGCTATATATAAAGCAGAAAAAATCAATCGAAAAATGATGGAAAATTTCCTGGTTATGTTATCTCCATTTTGTCCTCATGTTGCTAATGAACTTTATGAATTATTAGGACATAAGGAAAGATTAGACTTTGTCAAATGGCCAGAATATGAAGAAAAACATCTTGCACAAGATACAATTACAGTTGCTGTTCAAGTCAATGGTAAGCTAAAGGGAACTCTTACTCTCGATGCTAATGTCGATAAAGAACAGGCTTTAAGCGCTGCTTTAGAATTGGATAATGTCAAGAAAAATATCGAAGGAAAAAATATTGTTAAAACAATTGTTGTCCTTCCAAAAATTATCAATATCGTTGCAAAATAA
- a CDS encoding aBC transporter permease protein (product inferred by homology to UniProt) gives MAFRNSNIRRDKVQFKVKFSFFSSLSFPFLLILFFLVVLPFFFIAFYSFVNVRNNNIYLTIDNFARFLSTPGFYKVLGRSLWYAVICTVICIILAYPFAYFMSKCGDRMRNVMNMLITLPMWTNLLLRVVAWKQILDEGGLFSTILNLLGFGEHTLLGTDFAVILVMVYVYLPFMILPIYNQLLKIHKNLKEASMDLGASSFKTFFKIIFPLSMPGVISGFTMVFLPAATSLIVPRYMSNGDPSFTFIGPMIESFFINANNRYAGSAIAVILAIVIVVSTYIINKADRTVVKDRLPKPAKTVNPIATDEERAAYEKKN, from the coding sequence ATGGCCTTCCGCAATTCGAATATCCGACGCGATAAGGTTCAATTCAAAGTTAAATTTTCCTTTTTCTCTTCTCTTTCTTTTCCGTTCTTGCTCATCTTGTTCTTCTTGGTTGTCCTTCCTTTCTTTTTTATCGCTTTCTATTCTTTTGTCAATGTTAGAAACAATAACATCTATTTAACAATCGATAACTTTGCTAGGTTTTTATCTACACCTGGCTTTTATAAGGTTCTTGGACGTAGCTTATGGTATGCAGTTATCTGTACAGTTATCTGCATAATCCTCGCCTATCCTTTTGCTTATTTTATGTCAAAATGCGGTGATAGAATGCGCAATGTTATGAATATGCTCATCACCTTACCTATGTGGACCAACTTGCTTTTAAGAGTTGTCGCTTGGAAACAAATCCTTGATGAAGGTGGATTATTTTCAACAATTTTAAATTTGCTAGGCTTTGGAGAACATACACTTCTCGGTACAGACTTTGCAGTAATTCTTGTCATGGTCTATGTTTATTTGCCTTTCATGATCTTGCCTATCTATAATCAACTTTTAAAAATTCATAAAAACTTAAAAGAAGCCAGTATGGACTTAGGCGCCAGTTCTTTTAAAACATTTTTTAAAATCATATTTCCACTTTCCATGCCTGGTGTAATCTCCGGTTTCACCATGGTTTTCTTACCAGCCGCCACTTCATTAATCGTGCCTCGATATATGTCAAATGGTGATCCTTCTTTCACTTTCATCGGTCCGATGATTGAAAGTTTCTTCATCAATGCCAATAATCGCTATGCAGGAAGTGCCATCGCTGTTATTTTAGCCATCGTCATCGTCGTCTCCACATATATCATCAATAAAGCTGATAGAACAGTTGTTAAAGATCGTTTGCCTAAACCAGCAAAAACTGTCAATCCTATCGCTACCGATGAAGAAAGGGCCGCTTATGAAAAGAAGAACTAA
- a CDS encoding aBC-type transport system ATPase component (product inferred by homology to UniProt), which yields MEKTSPLIELRGVSKSFDTTQVLHNVDLTINRNEFVCLLGPSGCGKTTTLRIIGGFESPSEGKVLFDGVDVTSLPPHKRETNTVFQNYALFPHLDVYDNIAFGLRIKKVSWVKKSTLQKADDSSDLSQNGSGNSTKSNFFRRFLDKVFPYKRVVTKVSKEEIDHRVKEVIKLVNLEGYEYRNVEHLSGGQRQRVAIARAIINRPKVLLLDESLSALDLKLRKDMQYELKELQRNTGITFIFVTHDQEEALTMADKIVVMKNGEIEQIGTADEIYNDPIDRYVANFIGDSNLFSGVVVDRNHVLLDGKEFSCDETLIEPNTQVDLLLRPEDLDIVEPEKGKLTGVVNEIFFKGVFYEVDVIQDETGRLITIHTTDYIPPQKHVGISFENEDIHVMEIM from the coding sequence ATGGAAAAAACTAGTCCGCTTATTGAACTGCGCGGTGTTTCGAAAAGTTTCGACACCACCCAAGTTTTACACAACGTTGATCTGACTATCAACAGAAACGAATTCGTGTGTCTCTTGGGACCTTCGGGTTGCGGTAAAACCACAACTTTACGTATCATCGGAGGCTTTGAAAGTCCATCGGAAGGTAAAGTTCTATTCGATGGAGTCGACGTAACGTCACTTCCACCACACAAAAGAGAGACAAATACTGTCTTTCAAAATTATGCTTTATTTCCTCACCTTGATGTTTACGATAACATCGCATTTGGTCTTCGGATCAAAAAAGTAAGTTGGGTGAAAAAATCAACTTTGCAAAAAGCTGATGATTCTTCTGACTTATCCCAAAATGGTAGCGGTAATTCTACCAAGTCAAATTTCTTCAGAAGATTTTTAGATAAAGTCTTCCCTTATAAAAGAGTTGTCACCAAAGTCAGCAAAGAAGAAATTGATCATCGAGTTAAAGAAGTTATTAAACTCGTTAATCTCGAAGGTTATGAATACCGCAATGTCGAACACCTTTCCGGTGGTCAAAGACAAAGAGTAGCTATTGCCAGAGCTATCATCAATAGACCTAAAGTCTTACTTCTCGATGAGTCTTTATCCGCTTTGGATTTAAAGCTCCGCAAAGATATGCAATATGAATTAAAAGAACTTCAAAGAAATACTGGTATCACTTTTATCTTTGTCACTCATGACCAAGAAGAAGCTTTGACAATGGCTGATAAAATTGTCGTTATGAAAAATGGTGAAATCGAACAAATCGGTACCGCCGATGAAATATATAATGATCCTATCGATAGATATGTTGCCAATTTTATCGGAGATAGTAATTTGTTCTCCGGTGTTGTTGTCGATAGAAATCATGTCTTGCTCGATGGGAAAGAATTTTCATGCGATGAGACACTTATTGAACCTAATACTCAAGTTGACCTTCTCTTGCGTCCAGAAGATTTAGATATCGTCGAACCAGAAAAAGGCAAACTTACTGGTGTCGTCAATGAAATATTCTTCAAGGGTGTTTTCTATGAAGTTGATGTCATCCAAGATGAAACTGGTCGTTTGATTACAATTCATACAACCGATTATATTCCGCCGCAAAAACATGTAGGTATCTCTTTTGAAAACGAAGATATCCATGTCATGGAGATTATGTAA
- a CDS encoding cell division protein DivIB (product inferred by homology to UniProt) — protein MKTNTIKDKSLRKYRRRKYSLTMMASFVILYIVLILAYFISPLSTVKSVTIKGEHYYDNAYMTEHLNLRLPSGKAYLPFFDENEYEMLIEKSKGNNVYSLISDFHCRAKMFSLEVNYKDILPVLKRNDIVYLANGDRMPSNIPDKIGSYLKEDYLYNIPTFIEDNYTFSAEKDPQLFLNITPNIIVSLTYVKRFSENTLGIYVTNDKIRDSFGQDSYILFKLSTDKIDNFLKEREFNGAIDAVINNANSLISTMIEEQINDKIIKIVPIYRNTDGE, from the coding sequence ATGAAAACAAATACGATCAAAGATAAATCTTTAAGAAAATATCGTCGCCGCAAATATTCTTTAACAATGATGGCTTCTTTTGTAATTCTATATATAGTTCTTATTCTTGCCTATTTTATTTCTCCTTTATCTACTGTTAAAAGTGTGACGATAAAAGGTGAACATTATTATGACAATGCCTATATGACTGAACATTTAAATTTGCGTTTGCCAAGTGGAAAAGCTTACTTGCCTTTTTTTGATGAAAATGAATATGAAATGTTGATTGAAAAAAGTAAGGGAAATAATGTATATTCCCTCATCAGTGATTTTCATTGCCGAGCAAAAATGTTTTCTTTAGAAGTTAATTATAAAGATATTTTACCTGTATTGAAAAGAAATGATATTGTTTATTTAGCTAATGGCGATAGAATGCCTTCAAATATACCTGATAAGATAGGCTCATACTTAAAAGAAGATTATCTATATAATATTCCAACATTTATTGAAGATAATTATACTTTTAGTGCTGAAAAGGATCCGCAATTATTTTTAAATATAACCCCAAATATTATTGTTTCTTTAACATATGTTAAAAGATTTTCAGAAAATACTTTAGGAATATATGTTACAAATGATAAGATTAGAGATAGTTTTGGACAAGATTCTTATATTTTATTTAAGCTTAGTACTGATAAGATTGATAACTTTTTAAAAGAAAGAGAATTCAACGGGGCAATTGATGCTGTTATAAATAATGCAAATTCATTAATAAGCACTATGATTGAAGAGCAAATTAATGATAAAATAATAAAGATAGTACCAATTTATCGAAATACTGATGGAGAATAA
- a CDS encoding putative uncharacterized protein (product inferred by homology to UniProt) yields the protein MKKRNLLFLALPILSLLPTTSCATYSLVVFNWGEYIDMDRVRQFEDEHNCRINYITADSNENLLSKLDTTYFDICFPSEYAIEELAKKDMIRPIDYSRIPNLNIEEDLVPSLKSALDNLKQDTLGKEGFDLLKYAIPYTWGLIGLLYDTTKISPEEIEADGWEALRKTKNADGTDRKVVMYDTARDVLSVALVAQGKDFVEVSDEDLELGVNWLKGQTKTINTLAYKTEEILDDMPNKKYDICFTYIGDAIYSMTSVLDDEGENDYEHYAFYIPESIGPTRSDIYVDAMCMAKNSKNEELAYEFLNFMNEHDVLYDNSIYTGYTSPIQTIYDEITSEYSEYEEGPGSFYDVADTYRIVATDKDRFYRYDTELKTKLEEAWIDVKFDL from the coding sequence ATGAAAAAAAGAAATTTATTGTTTTTAGCTCTACCTATTTTGAGCTTACTTCCAACAACAAGTTGTGCTACATATAGCCTTGTTGTCTTCAACTGGGGGGAATATATCGACATGGATAGAGTTCGTCAATTTGAAGATGAACACAATTGCCGTATCAATTATATAACCGCTGATTCCAATGAAAATCTATTATCCAAATTAGATACAACATATTTTGATATTTGCTTTCCTTCTGAATATGCAATTGAAGAATTAGCAAAAAAAGATATGATTCGTCCTATCGATTATTCTCGTATTCCAAATCTCAACATCGAAGAAGATTTAGTTCCTTCTTTAAAAAGTGCTCTTGATAATTTAAAACAGGACACCTTAGGAAAAGAAGGATTCGATCTATTAAAATACGCAATTCCTTATACATGGGGATTAATCGGGTTATTATACGATACTACAAAAATTTCTCCTGAAGAAATTGAAGCTGATGGTTGGGAAGCTCTTAGAAAAACAAAAAATGCCGATGGAACCGACCGTAAAGTTGTCATGTACGACACAGCAAGAGATGTTTTATCTGTTGCTCTTGTTGCCCAAGGAAAAGATTTTGTTGAAGTATCTGATGAAGATCTAGAACTTGGTGTTAACTGGTTAAAAGGACAAACTAAAACCATCAATACACTAGCATATAAGACAGAAGAAATCCTCGATGATATGCCAAATAAAAAATATGATATTTGCTTTACATATATCGGTGATGCTATCTATTCTATGACAAGTGTTTTAGATGATGAAGGCGAAAATGATTATGAGCATTATGCTTTCTATATTCCAGAATCAATCGGTCCAACAAGAAGCGATATCTATGTCGATGCTATGTGCATGGCAAAGAATAGTAAGAACGAAGAATTAGCCTATGAATTTTTAAACTTCATGAACGAACATGATGTCTTATATGATAATTCCATCTATACAGGTTATACATCTCCTATTCAAACTATCTATGATGAAATAACTTCAGAATATAGTGAATACGAAGAAGGACCTGGTTCTTTCTATGATGTAGCTGATACATATCGTATCGTCGCTACCGATAAAGATAGATTCTATCGCTACGATACAGAATTAAAAACCAAGCTTGAAGAAGCTTGGATCGATGTCAAATTTGACCTTTAA